One window of Quercus robur chromosome 12, dhQueRobu3.1, whole genome shotgun sequence genomic DNA carries:
- the LOC126709918 gene encoding peroxidase 3-like gives MKTNILLLVCLVVTAIFGVCQGSSLKKSFYEKTCPRAEKIIKSFTWKHVSSNPNLPAKLLRMHFHDCFVRGCDGSVLLNSTANSTAEKAAIPNLSLSGFDVIDDIKSAVEKECAGIVSCADILALAARDSVSFQFRKPMWEVLTGRRDGLVSLATEALANIPSPFFNFTQLQQNFANKNLTVHDLVVLSGGHTIGIGHCRFFSNRLYNFTGKGDQDPSLNSSYAQFLKTKCKSLKDTTTTVDMDPGSFQKFDSHYYNILLQKKGLFQSDATLLTNKQAKYTIQELVRQNEFFEEFAKSMKRMGAVQVLTGTAGQIRKKCWKVNT, from the exons ATGAAGACTAACATTCTCCTTTTGGTCTGTTTAGTAGTTACTGCCATTTTTGGGGTTTGTCAGGGAAGCAGTCTCAAGAAGAGTTTCTATGAGAAAACCTGTCCACGTGCGGAGAAGATTATCAAGAGTTTCACATGGAAGCATGTCTCCAGCAACCCCAACTTGCCGGCAAAGCTTCTCAGAATGCATTTCCATGACTGTTTTGTTAGG GGTTGCGATGGATCAGTACTATTGAACTCCACAGCAAATAGCACTGCAGAGAAGGCAGCAATACCGAACCTATCTTTGTCAGGCTTTGATGTTATTGATGATATTAAATCAGCAGTTGAGAAGGAATGTGCAGGAATTGTATCTTGTGCAGATATCTTGGCTTTGGCTGCTAGGGACTCCGTTTCATTCCAA TTCCGAAAACCAATGTGGGAAGTGCTCACAGGTAGAAGAGATGGCCTTGTTTCACTCGCCACAGAGGCCTTAGCCAACATTCCATCGCCTTTCTTTAACTTCACTCAACTCCAGCAAAATTTTGCCAACAAAAATCTTACAGTGCATGACCTCGTTGTATTGTCAG GTGGGCACACAATTGGAATAGGTCACTGCAGATTCTTCAGCAACAGGCTCTACAACTTTACTGGAAAAGGTGATCAAGACCCTTCTTTGAACTCATCCTATGCCCAGTTCTTAAAGACAAAATGCAAAAGCCTCAAAGACACAACAACAACTGTAGACATGGACCCTGGTAGCTTTCAAAAGTTTGACAGCCACTACTATAATATCCTTCTGCAGAAGAAGGGTCTCTTCCAATCTGATGCGACTCTTCTAACAAACAAGCAAGCCAAATATACTATCCAAGAATTGGTTAGGCAAAACGAATTCTTCGAAGAATTTGCGAAATCAATGAAGAGAATGGGAGCAGTTCAGGTCCTTACTGGCACTGCTGGCCAGATTAGGAAGAAATGTTGGAAAGTCAATACTTAA